A genome region from Cerasicoccus sp. TK19100 includes the following:
- a CDS encoding 3-keto-disaccharide hydrolase — MSDSEKPKFIIPETGYMAQDPERPQPAYVAPAIEQGPPSDATVLFDGSDLSHWRMADGSPAKWKVEDGYFEVIPKSGSIFTKAEFGSLQLHLEFASPVELQGQGQGRGNSGIFFYENRYEVQILDNYENPTYADGIVGAIYSQHPPLVNAIRKPGEWNTYDIVWQAPVFDGKRLVAPAIITVLLNGVVVQAHTKVLGGTRIKKGELPHYEAHPAEGCIQLQDHNNPVRFRNIWLRRLS, encoded by the coding sequence ATGTCTGACTCAGAAAAACCGAAGTTCATCATCCCGGAAACCGGCTACATGGCCCAAGACCCGGAGCGCCCACAGCCAGCCTACGTCGCACCCGCCATCGAACAAGGCCCGCCCTCCGACGCCACTGTGCTCTTCGACGGCAGCGACCTGAGCCACTGGCGCATGGCCGACGGCTCACCGGCCAAGTGGAAAGTCGAGGATGGCTACTTCGAGGTCATCCCGAAGAGCGGCAGCATCTTTACCAAAGCAGAGTTCGGCAGCCTGCAACTGCACCTGGAGTTCGCTTCTCCGGTCGAGTTGCAAGGCCAGGGCCAAGGCCGCGGCAACAGCGGTATCTTCTTCTATGAGAACCGCTACGAAGTGCAGATCCTCGACAACTACGAGAACCCGACCTACGCCGATGGCATCGTCGGCGCGATCTACAGCCAGCACCCACCGCTCGTAAACGCCATCCGTAAACCCGGCGAATGGAACACTTACGACATCGTTTGGCAGGCCCCGGTCTTCGACGGCAAACGCCTGGTCGCACCTGCGATAATCACTGTGCTGCTCAATGGCGTAGTCGTGCAGGCCCACACGAAAGTGCTCGGAGGCACGCGCATCAAGAAGGGGGAACTCCCGCACTACGAAGCCCACCCCGCCGAAGGCTGCATCCAACTCCAAGACCACAACAACCCCGTCCGCTTCCGCAATATTTGGCTTCGCCGCCTAAGTTAA
- a CDS encoding DUF4469 domain-containing protein, giving the protein MKTNTLKYTLHPNPLTGDGYNAVMTPSRAVEIEDLIKQMKLLGSTVTEADIRAVITELLRVVELQLLDGRSVNLGGIVRLWFAIRGQFANEHDAYDPTRHQLYLHAVAGKPFRQRLQGLIVTEKVETVDRAPRLYRLIDKGSGQESATLTPGRSAIIKGKRLKFNEVAPDEGVFFIHQATGAETRVGEITRNDPQEVTFLVPPELEDGADYIVTIRTRSLGTNDVRTGTLDTVLSTEALAA; this is encoded by the coding sequence ATGAAAACAAACACACTGAAATACACCCTCCATCCCAACCCGCTGACTGGCGACGGCTACAACGCTGTCATGACGCCGTCTCGCGCCGTTGAGATCGAGGACCTCATCAAACAAATGAAGCTGCTGGGCTCCACCGTAACCGAGGCCGACATCCGCGCCGTCATCACCGAGCTGCTCCGCGTCGTCGAGCTACAGCTCCTCGATGGGCGCAGTGTCAACCTCGGCGGCATCGTGCGGCTCTGGTTCGCCATCCGCGGCCAGTTTGCCAACGAACACGACGCCTACGACCCCACGCGACACCAGCTCTACCTCCACGCCGTCGCGGGCAAGCCCTTCCGCCAACGCCTCCAAGGCTTGATCGTCACGGAAAAGGTGGAGACCGTCGACCGCGCGCCGCGGCTCTACCGCCTCATCGATAAGGGCTCCGGCCAGGAAAGCGCCACGCTCACGCCCGGCCGCAGCGCCATCATCAAGGGCAAGCGCCTGAAGTTCAATGAGGTCGCGCCCGACGAAGGCGTGTTCTTCATCCACCAGGCCACGGGCGCGGAGACCCGCGTCGGCGAGATCACCCGCAACGACCCGCAGGAGGTGACGTTCCTCGTCCCGCCCGAGCTGGAAGACGGCGCGGACTACATCGTCACCATCCGCACCCGCTCCCTCGGCACCAACGACGTCCGCACCGGCACGCTCGACACCGTCCTCTCCACCGAGGCCCTCGCCGCCTAA
- a CDS encoding helix-turn-helix transcriptional regulator, translating to MEKRWTVWDIRSGKVGLHQFLEQALGEHTDRLQRGQQVIKVIGGLDESGETELEVNPRPKMFFQLRGQNEVTHLGGVTVVDPGEMLIIRARAPHRERRIYQRKRYAHIYTNLSGHRFVYNAFVLCGDKRKRQKHIATAFTDNEKCDFAQRLLDELCQCATEGDDPSAHLTRTLAEALLRQLAIILGSPQWEGMANPLVVKCKQLIQHQMHSPGLTVASIAEQLDVHPDYLSRLFSEQENQRLVPYIVHCRMNLAKEILRNLNIRIEEAAMLCGFAERAYFAKVFKRSMGMTPSQYRAQVRAAR from the coding sequence ATGGAGAAGCGCTGGACAGTATGGGATATCCGCTCGGGGAAGGTCGGCTTGCATCAATTTTTGGAGCAGGCGCTTGGCGAGCACACGGATAGACTCCAGCGCGGCCAGCAGGTGATCAAAGTCATCGGTGGCCTGGATGAGAGCGGCGAGACGGAGTTGGAAGTTAACCCCCGCCCAAAGATGTTCTTTCAACTGCGCGGGCAAAACGAAGTCACGCACCTCGGTGGGGTAACGGTGGTTGATCCGGGAGAGATGTTGATCATCCGCGCGCGGGCACCACACCGGGAGCGGCGTATATATCAGCGCAAGCGATACGCGCACATTTACACCAACCTTTCTGGTCATCGTTTTGTTTATAATGCCTTTGTGCTCTGCGGTGATAAGCGAAAGCGGCAAAAGCACATTGCCACCGCGTTTACGGACAACGAAAAATGTGACTTTGCCCAACGCCTGCTGGATGAGCTTTGCCAGTGTGCCACAGAGGGGGATGATCCGTCTGCGCATCTAACCCGGACGCTGGCCGAGGCATTGCTACGCCAGCTTGCAATCATACTAGGGAGCCCCCAGTGGGAGGGGATGGCGAACCCATTGGTGGTTAAATGCAAGCAGTTGATTCAGCATCAAATGCATAGCCCTGGTCTCACGGTCGCGAGCATCGCCGAGCAACTGGATGTGCACCCGGATTATTTATCGCGGCTATTTTCTGAACAGGAGAATCAACGACTGGTGCCCTACATCGTGCATTGCCGGATGAACCTGGCCAAAGAAATCCTGCGCAACCTGAACATCCGCATCGAAGAGGCGGCGATGCTTTGTGGTTTCGCCGAGCGTGCTTATTTCGCCAAAGTTTTCAAGCGCTCGATGGGCATGACGCCATCGCAGTACCGCGCGCAGGTGAGGGCGGCGCGGTAG
- a CDS encoding Gfo/Idh/MocA family protein — translation MTTQPTKIKLGFLGVHPGPFGIRGFATADSEGVYTPIPGVELTAMAEINEEAATKAQTMFGFQRRYSDYKEMLAKEDLDAVVILLPTFLHKQATIDCLDAGVHVLCEKPPANDYQEMLEIEQAVARSGKQYMFVRQSRFSANAQATRQLVMDGKLGSVYAGEAKWVRTRGRQVLGDTWRTDKSKGGGVLIDLGIHGLDLLWYCMGNPMPIEVSASEMPAFKQYAPNPDVYTADDNFFAWIRFENGAVIQGSFAFGMNQVGEKKEGESEYSDEWQSYKIFGTEGGVDIFKNQLVSGPNNSFTVSELPRDASLIGVSDLVTQAKHFAECVAQNKRPQNSVDQAVQLMKMLSALAKSAETQRSIRLEDF, via the coding sequence ATGACTACCCAGCCCACCAAAATAAAACTTGGCTTCCTTGGCGTTCACCCTGGCCCATTCGGCATCCGTGGTTTCGCCACCGCAGATAGCGAAGGCGTCTATACGCCGATACCCGGTGTCGAGCTCACCGCCATGGCCGAGATCAACGAAGAGGCCGCCACGAAGGCGCAAACCATGTTTGGCTTTCAGCGCCGCTACTCCGATTACAAGGAGATGCTGGCCAAGGAAGACCTCGACGCCGTTGTGATCCTCCTACCGACCTTCCTCCACAAGCAGGCCACCATTGACTGCCTGGACGCCGGTGTGCACGTGCTTTGCGAAAAGCCGCCCGCCAATGACTACCAGGAAATGCTGGAGATCGAGCAGGCCGTGGCCCGCAGCGGCAAGCAATACATGTTCGTGCGGCAGTCACGCTTCAGCGCCAATGCGCAAGCCACGCGTCAACTGGTTATGGACGGCAAGCTCGGCTCCGTTTACGCGGGCGAAGCTAAGTGGGTGCGCACGCGCGGCAGACAAGTGCTCGGCGACACCTGGCGCACCGATAAATCCAAAGGCGGCGGTGTGCTGATCGACCTCGGCATCCATGGCCTCGACCTGCTCTGGTATTGCATGGGCAACCCGATGCCCATCGAAGTATCCGCATCAGAAATGCCCGCCTTTAAGCAGTATGCGCCGAACCCCGATGTCTATACCGCTGACGATAACTTCTTTGCCTGGATTCGCTTCGAGAACGGTGCGGTGATCCAGGGAAGCTTTGCCTTCGGCATGAACCAAGTCGGCGAAAAGAAGGAAGGTGAGAGCGAGTATTCCGATGAATGGCAGAGCTACAAAATCTTTGGCACCGAAGGCGGGGTGGACATCTTTAAGAACCAACTCGTCTCCGGCCCCAACAATTCCTTTACCGTATCCGAGTTGCCACGCGATGCCTCCCTCATCGGCGTGAGCGATTTGGTCACTCAGGCCAAGCACTTCGCGGAATGCGTCGCGCAGAACAAGCGTCCGCAAAACTCCGTCGACCAGGCAGTGCAGCTCATGAAGATGCTCAGCGCCTTGGCCAAGTCCGCCGAAACCCAGCGCAGCATCCGCCTCGAAGATTTTTAA
- a CDS encoding AraC family transcriptional regulator, whose translation MNAEKSIAAPIKALIKAIAHFTEKGNQEETAIDGLALYTSRTTTDPFTGVYEPSICIVAQGAKRLHLGEDSFVYDARHHLITSVQLPTVVRIIDASPKQPYYGLRLKFNLREVAQLMVDSDLPPPKAQQSKRAMAVGANTVELLDAVTRLIKLLNNPQDIPILAPTIQREIIYRLLTGELGGRLRQIASGGSQGHQMAKVIDWLSDHYTQPLKVEELAQKAGMSASTFHHHFRNITAMSPLQFQKQLRLREARRLMLMEKQDAATASFSVGYESPSQFSREYSRLFGAPPMRDIANLQQMAQAS comes from the coding sequence ATGAACGCTGAAAAATCAATCGCCGCGCCCATAAAGGCTTTAATCAAGGCCATTGCCCATTTCACCGAGAAGGGTAACCAGGAAGAAACCGCCATTGATGGCCTGGCGCTCTACACCAGCCGAACCACGACGGACCCCTTTACCGGCGTTTACGAGCCCAGCATCTGCATCGTCGCGCAGGGGGCCAAGCGCCTGCACCTCGGCGAAGATTCGTTTGTCTACGACGCCAGGCACCACCTGATCACCTCCGTCCAGTTGCCGACCGTGGTGCGCATCATCGACGCCAGCCCGAAGCAGCCCTACTACGGCCTGCGCTTGAAGTTTAATCTCCGCGAAGTGGCACAGCTCATGGTCGACAGCGACCTGCCGCCCCCCAAAGCCCAGCAATCCAAACGCGCCATGGCCGTCGGCGCTAACACCGTGGAACTGCTCGACGCCGTGACGCGCTTGATCAAGCTCCTCAACAACCCGCAAGACATCCCCATCCTGGCACCCACCATTCAGCGCGAGATCATCTACCGCCTGCTCACCGGCGAGCTCGGCGGACGCCTGCGCCAGATCGCATCCGGCGGCAGCCAGGGCCACCAAATGGCCAAGGTCATTGATTGGCTCAGTGATCATTACACACAGCCGCTCAAGGTCGAAGAACTCGCCCAGAAAGCCGGCATGAGCGCCTCGACCTTCCACCACCATTTCCGGAACATCACCGCGATGAGCCCGCTCCAGTTTCAGAAGCAACTGCGCCTGCGCGAAGCGCGCCGCCTAATGCTGATGGAAAAACAGGACGCCGCCACGGCCTCATTCAGCGTCGGCTACGAAAGCCCCTCGCAGTTCAGCCGCGAATACAGCCGACTCTTCGGTGCCCCTCCCATGCGCGACATCGCCAACCTCCAGCAAATGGCGCAGGCGAGTTAG
- a CDS encoding RNA-binding domain-containing protein: MQEKVQQLIAAGESRGVEFKKAANKIPSSVYETVCAFLNRDGGYLLLGVLDDGAVAGVDPASIGQMRKDFATCINDPGKINPPCYLSVDQVEIDGKLLLVIYVPPSSQVHRCVGRIYDRNEDGDLDITEQQDAVAALYLRKQSHYSENKIYPHAGLADLRIDLIERAQKLAARRNPEHPWKGLTPEELLRSAKVWRKDFQTGAEGLTLAAILLFGKDDTILSVLSHHRTDALLRRDNVDRYDDRDDIRTNLLESRDRLMAFGEKHLPDPFYLEGDQSISLRSIILREVVGNILIHREFTNATPAKFVIERGRLWTENSNVPHGHGLIDPRLFSPYPKNPLIARVFKEIGWADELGSGVRNLFRYAQHFGGEAPQLLENDIFRFTLQVPEEEEEGGAIYGTETENGGAEIGAKSGAKTGVKTGVKTGVKTGVKTTKESLNRTSVRILEILAKKPHTTVKQLSQAIGVAESAINTNIKTLKDLGYLKRKGSRRAGHWEVKQ; encoded by the coding sequence ATGCAGGAAAAGGTGCAGCAGTTGATCGCCGCGGGCGAATCTCGAGGCGTTGAGTTCAAGAAGGCCGCCAACAAGATTCCGTCCAGTGTCTACGAAACGGTCTGCGCTTTCCTGAACCGCGATGGCGGCTACCTGCTGCTTGGCGTATTGGACGACGGCGCCGTCGCGGGCGTGGACCCGGCCAGCATTGGCCAGATGCGCAAAGACTTCGCCACCTGCATCAACGACCCGGGCAAGATCAACCCGCCGTGCTACCTGAGCGTGGACCAGGTAGAGATCGACGGCAAGCTGCTGCTCGTGATCTACGTGCCGCCGAGCTCGCAGGTGCACCGTTGCGTCGGGCGCATCTACGACCGCAATGAAGACGGCGACCTGGACATCACCGAGCAGCAGGACGCCGTCGCCGCGCTCTACCTGCGCAAGCAAAGCCACTACAGCGAAAACAAAATCTACCCGCACGCAGGCTTGGCCGATCTGCGGATTGACCTGATCGAGCGGGCGCAGAAACTCGCCGCCCGGCGTAACCCTGAGCACCCCTGGAAGGGCTTAACCCCGGAGGAGTTGCTGCGCAGCGCTAAAGTCTGGCGGAAGGATTTCCAAACCGGTGCCGAAGGGCTGACGCTCGCGGCCATCTTGCTCTTCGGCAAAGATGACACGATCTTGTCCGTGTTGTCGCATCACCGGACCGACGCGCTCCTGCGCCGGGACAACGTGGACCGCTACGACGACCGCGACGACATCCGGACGAACCTGCTCGAAAGCCGGGACCGCCTGATGGCCTTTGGCGAAAAGCATTTGCCCGACCCGTTTTACCTGGAGGGCGACCAAAGCATCAGCCTGCGCTCCATCATTTTGCGCGAAGTGGTGGGCAATATCCTGATCCACCGCGAGTTTACCAACGCTACGCCGGCCAAGTTCGTGATCGAGCGCGGGCGCCTGTGGACTGAAAACAGCAATGTGCCCCATGGCCATGGCTTGATCGATCCACGGCTGTTCTCGCCCTACCCGAAGAACCCTCTTATCGCACGCGTGTTCAAGGAAATTGGCTGGGCGGACGAGCTGGGCTCCGGCGTCCGCAACCTCTTCCGCTACGCCCAGCATTTCGGCGGCGAGGCGCCCCAGCTGCTGGAAAACGACATCTTCCGCTTCACGCTGCAAGTGCCGGAGGAAGAGGAGGAAGGTGGTGCAATATATGGTACAGAAACAGAAAATGGCGGTGCAGAAATCGGAGCAAAAAGTGGTGCAAAAACAGGAGTAAAAACAGGAGTAAAAACAGGAGTAAAAACAGGAGTAAAAACAACAAAAGAAAGTCTGAATAGAACATCAGTAAGAATACTAGAGATTCTAGCTAAAAAACCACACACAACGGTCAAGCAACTTAGTCAGGCAATTGGCGTAGCTGAAAGTGCTATTAATACTAACATTAAGACACTGAAAGACCTCGGCTACTTAAAGCGCAAAGGATCGCGTCGCGCTGGCCACTGGGAGGTCAAACAATGA
- a CDS encoding NAD(P)-dependent alcohol dehydrogenase, giving the protein MYQAKAFSAASATAPLAQDSIPRRDTTDRDVAIDILFCGVCHSDLHQVRNEWESVMPTVYPCVPGHEIIGRVTAVGTGVSKYKIGDLVGVGCMVDADHSCQHDHEHEEQFWPGTAFTYNSPDKHGTAPVTYGGYSESIVVDERFVLKVPENLDPAGAAPLLCAGITTYSPLRRAKVGPGVKMGVVGLGGLGHMAVKLGHAMGAEVTVFTRSKSKVEDAKELGADDVVISTDPEAMKAVAGKFDFILDCVAAEHDLNEYIALLGVNGNLTLVGAPEQPLPIKAFGLLFGNKSISGSIIGGIKQTQEMLDFCGEHSITADVEVIPIQQINEAYERMLKSDVKYRFSIDMNSLKQA; this is encoded by the coding sequence ATGTATCAAGCCAAAGCCTTTTCCGCTGCGAGCGCCACTGCGCCACTCGCTCAAGACTCCATCCCGCGCCGCGATACAACCGATCGTGATGTCGCGATCGACATCCTCTTCTGCGGCGTGTGCCACTCCGATCTTCACCAAGTGCGCAACGAATGGGAAAGCGTCATGCCGACAGTTTACCCGTGTGTGCCGGGTCACGAAATCATCGGTCGCGTGACGGCAGTTGGCACCGGTGTTTCTAAATATAAAATCGGCGATCTCGTCGGAGTTGGTTGCATGGTCGACGCCGATCACAGCTGCCAGCACGACCATGAGCACGAAGAACAATTTTGGCCGGGCACGGCTTTTACTTACAACTCCCCGGACAAGCACGGCACGGCACCCGTTACCTATGGTGGCTATTCGGAGAGCATCGTAGTCGACGAACGCTTTGTTCTTAAAGTGCCGGAAAACCTGGACCCGGCGGGCGCGGCACCTCTGCTTTGTGCCGGCATCACGACCTATTCGCCGCTTCGTCGCGCCAAGGTGGGCCCGGGTGTAAAGATGGGTGTCGTCGGCCTGGGTGGCCTTGGCCACATGGCCGTGAAGTTGGGCCATGCGATGGGCGCGGAGGTAACCGTTTTTACCCGCTCAAAAAGCAAGGTGGAGGACGCCAAGGAGCTCGGCGCGGACGATGTGGTGATCTCCACCGATCCCGAAGCGATGAAGGCCGTAGCCGGAAAGTTTGACTTCATTCTCGACTGTGTGGCGGCCGAACACGACCTCAACGAATACATCGCGTTGCTGGGCGTGAATGGCAACCTGACGCTCGTTGGCGCACCGGAGCAACCTTTGCCAATCAAGGCGTTTGGCCTGCTCTTTGGCAACAAGTCGATCTCGGGGTCGATCATTGGCGGCATCAAGCAAACGCAGGAAATGCTCGATTTCTGCGGCGAGCACAGCATTACCGCTGACGTCGAGGTGATCCCGATTCAGCAGATCAACGAGGCTTACGAGCGCATGCTTAAGTCGGACGTCAAATACCGCTTCAGCATCGACATGAACTCGCTCAAACAAGCCTAA
- a CDS encoding restriction endonuclease subunit S — protein sequence MKNWKTVKLGEVCKTASGGTPSRSKKEYYEGGTIPWLMSGEVNKGEICEVDNFITELGFKNSSAKLFPEDTVLVAMYGATAGKVGILRLPATSNQAVCGVFPNKLYDPSFIYYLLRSREAELVGQAVGNAQPNISQQKIKNLEIPLPPLEEQQRIVAILDTAFAAINTATANTQQVLANAREVFERGAKKTFDSIIPSDCETKTVAELAENKKGSMRTGPFGSQLLHKEFVSEGIAVLGIDNAVNNQFAWGERRFITPEKYESLKRYKVYPGDVVITIMGTCGRSAIIPADIGDAINSKHLCCISLNRELCLPEYLHAYFLHHDRSIQHQLEHGKGSIMNGLNMGIIKELPVLTPNIFQQHRIVEQLDALSERTSHLATLAQTKLDRLDELKQSLLHQAFTGQLTQHARQAEAQVEAAV from the coding sequence ATGAAGAACTGGAAGACAGTGAAGCTGGGAGAAGTGTGCAAAACAGCCTCTGGAGGAACGCCGTCTAGATCAAAGAAAGAGTATTATGAAGGCGGCACCATACCGTGGCTAATGAGTGGCGAAGTCAATAAAGGTGAAATTTGCGAAGTAGATAATTTCATAACTGAATTAGGATTTAAGAACTCCTCAGCCAAATTATTTCCCGAAGATACTGTTCTCGTAGCGATGTATGGCGCTACTGCTGGAAAAGTTGGTATTCTGAGGTTACCGGCAACCAGTAATCAGGCTGTATGCGGAGTCTTTCCAAACAAGCTCTATGATCCTAGCTTTATATATTACCTTCTTCGATCAAGGGAAGCTGAGCTGGTAGGACAGGCAGTCGGAAATGCACAGCCAAACATATCTCAACAGAAAATTAAGAACCTCGAAATCCCCCTCCCGCCGCTGGAGGAGCAGCAGCGCATCGTGGCGATCCTCGACACCGCCTTCGCCGCCATCAACACCGCCACCGCCAACACCCAACAAGTCCTCGCCAATGCGCGGGAGGTGTTTGAGCGAGGAGCCAAGAAGACTTTCGACTCAATCATTCCATCCGATTGCGAAACTAAGACTGTTGCTGAACTTGCAGAGAACAAAAAAGGTTCGATGAGAACCGGTCCTTTCGGCAGCCAGTTACTTCACAAGGAATTTGTTTCTGAGGGAATTGCTGTCCTCGGAATTGATAATGCAGTGAACAATCAATTCGCATGGGGAGAACGTAGATTTATAACACCAGAGAAGTATGAATCTCTCAAGCGATACAAGGTATATCCAGGCGATGTCGTCATTACCATCATGGGCACTTGTGGACGGAGCGCTATTATCCCGGCTGACATTGGTGATGCGATAAACTCCAAGCATCTTTGCTGCATTAGTCTTAATCGGGAGCTCTGTTTACCCGAGTATTTGCATGCTTATTTCTTGCACCATGATCGATCCATCCAGCATCAGCTAGAACACGGCAAAGGCTCTATCATGAATGGACTGAACATGGGCATTATCAAAGAGCTTCCCGTTCTGACGCCCAACATCTTCCAACAACACCGCATCGTCGAGCAGTTGGACGCGCTCTCGGAAAGGACCAGCCACCTCGCCACCCTCGCGCAAACCAAGCTGGACCGCCTGGACGAGCTGAAACAATCCCTGCTGCACCAGGCCTTCACCGGTCAGTTGACGCAACACGCACGCCAAGCCGAAGCGCAAGTGGAGGCGGCGGTGTAA
- a CDS encoding N-6 DNA methylase: MFEQTFKNIDDVLWKEAGCASELDYAEQTSWLLFLKYLEDLEPAREMEAQLEGARYQPLLEDKFRWTHWAAPKNAEGAFDHDNALTGDDLVDFVNRELFPYLQRFKQPDADPNTIEYKIGEIFSEIRPKFNSGYLLRDALELVDALEFKSQQQKHELSDLYETRIKNMGNAGRNGGEYYTPRALIRAMVKVTNPEIGETIYDGACGSAGFLCEAYDYLRPQVQSPKQLDFLQRRTFTGREKKSLAYILGVMNMILHGIEAPNIIHTNTLAINVDDIQPKDQHDIVLANPPFGGKERKEVQQNFPIKTGETAFLFLQHFIKSLKPGGRAAVVIKNTFLSNSDNASRSLRRRLLEDCQLTAILDCPAKTFLGAGVKTVVLFFEKGAPSKNIWYYQLDPGRSLGKTNPLNDDDLAEFIALEKTKADSERSWTIRAADLDPETCDLSVKNPNAPEADPIRDPADILDEIAALERETAEALTEIRALL; this comes from the coding sequence ATGTTTGAACAGACCTTTAAGAACATCGACGACGTGCTGTGGAAAGAGGCCGGTTGCGCCTCCGAACTCGACTACGCCGAGCAAACCTCCTGGCTGCTCTTCCTGAAATACCTGGAAGACCTCGAGCCCGCCCGCGAGATGGAGGCCCAGCTCGAAGGCGCGCGTTACCAGCCGCTCTTGGAGGACAAATTCCGCTGGACTCACTGGGCAGCGCCGAAGAACGCCGAGGGCGCGTTCGACCACGACAACGCCCTGACCGGCGACGACCTCGTGGACTTCGTCAACCGCGAGCTGTTCCCCTACCTCCAGCGCTTCAAGCAGCCGGACGCCGACCCCAACACGATCGAATACAAGATTGGCGAAATCTTTTCCGAAATCCGCCCCAAGTTCAACAGCGGCTACCTGCTCCGCGACGCGCTGGAGCTGGTCGATGCGCTGGAGTTCAAGAGCCAGCAGCAAAAGCACGAGCTGAGCGACCTCTACGAGACGCGCATTAAAAACATGGGCAACGCCGGGCGCAACGGCGGCGAGTATTACACGCCCCGCGCCCTCATCCGCGCCATGGTGAAAGTGACCAACCCCGAGATCGGCGAAACCATCTACGACGGCGCCTGTGGCTCGGCGGGCTTCCTTTGCGAGGCCTACGACTACCTGCGCCCGCAAGTGCAGTCGCCCAAGCAGCTCGACTTCCTTCAGCGACGCACCTTTACCGGGCGCGAAAAGAAGTCCCTGGCCTACATCCTCGGCGTCATGAACATGATCCTCCACGGCATCGAGGCGCCCAACATCATCCACACCAACACGCTGGCGATCAACGTCGACGACATCCAGCCCAAGGACCAGCACGACATCGTCCTGGCCAATCCGCCCTTCGGCGGCAAGGAGCGCAAGGAGGTCCAGCAAAACTTCCCCATCAAAACCGGCGAGACCGCCTTCCTCTTCCTCCAGCACTTCATCAAGTCGCTCAAGCCGGGCGGGCGTGCGGCGGTCGTCATCAAAAACACCTTCCTGTCCAACAGCGACAACGCCAGCCGCAGCCTCCGCCGTCGCCTGCTGGAGGACTGCCAGCTGACCGCGATCCTCGACTGCCCGGCCAAGACCTTCCTCGGCGCGGGCGTCAAAACAGTCGTCCTCTTCTTCGAGAAAGGCGCGCCCTCAAAGAACATTTGGTACTACCAGCTCGACCCTGGCCGCAGCCTCGGCAAGACCAACCCGCTCAACGACGACGACCTTGCCGAGTTCATCGCGCTGGAGAAAACCAAAGCCGACAGCGAGCGCTCGTGGACAATCCGCGCCGCCGACCTCGACCCCGAAACCTGCGACCTCTCGGTCAAGAACCCCAATGCCCCCGAGGCCGACCCCATCCGTGACCCCGCCGACATCCTCGACGAAATCGCCGCGCTGGAACGCGAAACCGCCGAGGCCCTAACCGAAATCCGCGCCCTGCTATGA